One segment of Phycisphaerae bacterium DNA contains the following:
- a CDS encoding ATP-binding cassette domain-containing protein: MIRVQNLTKMYGDRRAVDGISFSIEEGEIVGFLGPNGAGKTTTLRILTCYMPATSGAASVGGHDVFSDSMQVRRIVGYLPESTPLDMNMRCREYLEFRGKIRGLDRNARAAAIKRVGEQCWLGDFIDRPIHQLSKGMKQRVGLADALLHDPKVLILDEPTIGLDPTQIRETRNLIRELARRHTVLLSSHILPEVEATCQRTIIIAGGKIVASGSPSELKERIRGGSRLIAEVHGPNGEVTKAVEAVAGVSTVACASDNGWQRLTIEAKRGDDPREEIFKVVKQKGWSLRELRLEVGSLEEFFVQIVAQQMAESRAERREVRS, from the coding sequence ATGATCCGTGTTCAGAACCTGACCAAGATGTACGGCGATCGGCGGGCGGTCGACGGGATTTCATTTTCCATTGAAGAAGGCGAGATCGTCGGCTTCCTGGGGCCGAACGGGGCCGGAAAGACGACGACGCTGCGCATCCTGACCTGTTACATGCCGGCGACGTCGGGCGCGGCGTCGGTAGGGGGGCACGATGTCTTCAGCGATTCGATGCAGGTGCGGCGGATTGTCGGTTACCTGCCCGAGAGCACGCCGCTCGACATGAACATGCGCTGCCGCGAATACCTCGAGTTTCGCGGGAAGATCCGCGGCCTGGATCGCAACGCGCGGGCCGCCGCGATCAAGCGGGTGGGCGAGCAATGCTGGCTCGGCGACTTCATCGATCGGCCGATCCATCAACTCAGCAAGGGCATGAAGCAGCGCGTGGGCCTGGCCGATGCGCTGCTGCACGATCCCAAGGTCTTGATCCTCGACGAGCCGACGATCGGCCTGGACCCGACCCAGATTCGCGAAACGCGGAATCTGATCCGCGAACTGGCCCGCCGCCATACGGTCCTGCTGTCCAGTCACATCCTGCCGGAAGTCGAAGCAACTTGTCAGCGGACGATCATCATCGCCGGCGGCAAGATCGTCGCCTCGGGCTCGCCGTCGGAATTGAAGGAGCGGATTCGCGGCGGGTCGCGGCTCATTGCCGAGGTTCACGGTCCCAACGGCGAAGTAACGAAGGCCGTTGAGGCCGTCGCGGGCGTGTCCACCGTCGCGTGCGCCTCAGACAATGGCTGGCAGCGGCTGACCATCGAAGCGAAGCGCGGCGACGATCCGCGTGAGGAGATCTTCAAGGTCGTCAAGCAGAAGGGCTGGTCGCTTCGCGAGTTGCGGCTGGAAGTCGGCAGCCTCGAGGAGTTCTTCGTGCAGATCGTGGCGCAGCAAATGGCGGAGAGCCGCGCGGAGCGGCGCGAGGTGCGTTCATGA
- the lpxA gene encoding acyl-ACP--UDP-N-acetylglucosamine O-acyltransferase, producing MVNIAPSATVDPKAELADDVFVGPGCYIGPEVRIGSGTRLIANVTIMGNSQIGRDNIFYPSAIIGAPPQDLKYRGGDTLLIIGDGNVFREGVTAHTGTEVAGGVTKVGNHNQFQVGTHLAHDVVVGDHCILSNQVQIAGHVRIESHVTVSGLVGVQQFVTLGQYCFVTGMARCSMDAPPYMIYGYEGTIQGVNVKGLGRWGFNEPSIQQLRDLYKKLFPRKSQVAGNYSLRALYRLLPSRRDDRNGNVSFAKRITEVESQISLDEHGRYLIDFLKRSVHNGVYGRFLESQRRDAAIERPQFYGGGNGR from the coding sequence ATGGTTAACATCGCACCGAGTGCGACCGTCGATCCCAAAGCGGAGCTTGCCGACGACGTCTTCGTCGGGCCGGGGTGCTATATTGGCCCGGAGGTTCGAATCGGCTCCGGCACCCGGCTGATCGCCAACGTCACGATCATGGGCAATAGCCAGATCGGGCGCGACAACATCTTCTATCCCTCGGCGATCATCGGAGCCCCACCCCAGGACTTGAAATACCGCGGAGGCGACACGCTGCTGATCATCGGCGACGGCAACGTCTTCCGCGAGGGCGTTACGGCTCATACCGGCACCGAAGTCGCCGGCGGCGTCACGAAGGTCGGCAATCACAACCAGTTCCAGGTGGGCACGCATCTGGCGCACGACGTCGTCGTCGGCGATCATTGCATCCTCTCCAACCAGGTACAGATCGCCGGGCACGTTCGCATTGAGAGCCATGTGACGGTCAGCGGATTGGTGGGCGTCCAGCAGTTCGTCACCCTCGGACAGTATTGCTTCGTGACCGGCATGGCGCGGTGCAGCATGGACGCCCCGCCGTACATGATCTACGGCTACGAGGGCACCATTCAGGGCGTGAACGTGAAGGGGCTCGGGCGATGGGGCTTCAATGAGCCGTCGATCCAGCAACTTCGCGATTTGTACAAGAAACTGTTTCCCCGGAAGAGCCAGGTCGCCGGGAACTACAGCCTTCGCGCCCTGTACCGCCTGTTGCCGTCCCGGCGGGATGACCGAAATGGCAATGTGTCGTTTGCCAAGCGGATCACCGAGGTGGAATCGCAGATTTCCCTGGACGAACACGGCCGCTATCTGATCGACTTCCTCAAGCGATCGGTCCATAACGGGGTCTATGGCCGATTCCTGGAGTCGCAGCGCCGGGATGCGGCCATCGAACGGCCCCAATTCTACGGTGGGGGCAACGGGCGGTGA
- the sdhB gene encoding succinate dehydrogenase iron-sulfur subunit translates to MEHAAPTEHSHGTSDDHVVFRIARQDRPGGARYWQSFAVPHIPGMNVISALQSIAAHPVPIGEHESVPPVVWDCNCLEEVCGACTMVINGRVRQSCTALVDDIGRTGAGEIELEPMNKFPVIRDLFVDRRRMFRELKRVKAWIPVDGYHDAGPGPVQGPQDQEESYPLSQCMTCGCCMEACPQYTKIELERLPGESDAELTARQDAAYDKAFIGPAVISQAVLFNSHPTGKLTQSERLEGLMGPGGITDCGNAQNCVKVCPKDIPLTRSIAKAGRDTSIYAIKRWLHR, encoded by the coding sequence ATGGAACACGCTGCACCAACAGAACATTCTCACGGAACAAGTGACGACCACGTTGTTTTTCGCATCGCCCGGCAAGACCGGCCCGGAGGGGCGCGCTATTGGCAGAGCTTCGCCGTGCCGCACATTCCGGGGATGAACGTCATCTCGGCCCTGCAGTCCATCGCAGCCCATCCCGTGCCGATCGGCGAACACGAGAGCGTGCCGCCGGTCGTGTGGGATTGCAACTGCCTGGAGGAAGTGTGCGGGGCCTGCACGATGGTCATCAACGGCCGCGTGCGCCAATCCTGCACGGCTCTGGTCGATGACATCGGCCGAACCGGCGCGGGCGAGATCGAACTGGAGCCGATGAACAAATTCCCCGTGATCCGCGATCTCTTCGTGGACCGTCGGCGGATGTTCCGCGAACTCAAGCGGGTGAAAGCGTGGATCCCCGTGGACGGCTATCACGACGCGGGGCCGGGTCCGGTTCAGGGACCGCAGGATCAGGAAGAGTCGTACCCGCTGTCTCAGTGCATGACCTGCGGATGCTGCATGGAAGCGTGTCCGCAATACACCAAGATCGAACTGGAGCGACTCCCCGGCGAGAGCGATGCGGAGCTGACCGCCCGACAGGATGCGGCGTACGACAAGGCCTTCATCGGCCCTGCGGTCATCTCGCAGGCGGTCCTGTTCAACAGCCATCCGACCGGCAAGCTGACGCAGTCCGAGCGGCTGGAAGGGTTGATGGGCCCCGGCGGGATCACGGATTGCGGCAACGCGCAAAACTGCGTGAAGGTTTGCCCCAAAGACATCCCACTGACGCGCTCGATCGCCAAGGCGGGCCGCGACACGTCGATCTACGCGATCAAGCGGTGGCTGCACCGTTAA
- a CDS encoding endonuclease/exonuclease/phosphatase family protein, which produces MAQTDRASVSPGLILALLAGFPAAHFGAERLARADSISVCSFNIQFVGQSYRRRDSTLAEVVRDHDIVVVQEIIAPPFPGKFPDGTAFEPDPQTGAFFGAMTSLGFDYWLSEEDTGTGDDNHDNGPATEWWAAFYKKEVVNRATDLPHGFLADDRTNHPDFERVPYAFSFRSQNGNLDFVLISVHLKPDAGTANENRRKHELSAIATWIDEHDDGAEKDFIILGDMNIQSQAELEEIIPDEFTSLNDECRDTATSTNQDKPYDHVMFRPAHTSEIDAGFDLKVINLIDVIPVMNRWNDNDGAFPGKPTYDHDRFRAYFSDHHPVSFRLTIPADGDD; this is translated from the coding sequence ATGGCTCAAACTGACAGAGCGTCTGTATCGCCGGGGTTGATCCTCGCCCTGTTGGCCGGCTTTCCGGCAGCGCACTTTGGTGCTGAGCGACTGGCCCGCGCCGACTCCATCAGCGTTTGCAGCTTCAATATACAGTTTGTCGGACAATCCTACCGCCGGCGCGACTCGACCCTGGCCGAAGTCGTGAGGGATCACGATATCGTTGTGGTTCAGGAGATCATCGCGCCCCCGTTCCCCGGCAAGTTTCCGGACGGCACCGCCTTCGAGCCCGATCCCCAAACCGGGGCGTTCTTTGGCGCGATGACGTCGCTCGGCTTTGACTATTGGCTGAGCGAAGAAGACACCGGTACCGGCGATGATAATCATGACAACGGTCCGGCCACGGAATGGTGGGCCGCGTTCTACAAGAAAGAAGTGGTCAACAGGGCGACGGACCTGCCCCACGGCTTTCTGGCGGACGATCGCACCAATCACCCCGATTTCGAACGCGTTCCCTATGCTTTTTCATTTCGTTCCCAAAACGGCAATCTCGACTTTGTTCTCATCAGCGTCCATCTGAAGCCTGATGCGGGCACGGCGAACGAGAATCGAAGAAAACACGAGCTATCGGCCATCGCGACCTGGATTGATGAGCACGATGACGGTGCGGAAAAGGACTTCATCATTCTGGGCGATATGAATATCCAATCCCAGGCTGAGCTTGAAGAGATCATTCCCGACGAGTTTACCTCGCTTAATGACGAATGCCGGGATACCGCGACGAGCACGAACCAGGATAAGCCCTACGACCATGTCATGTTTCGACCCGCACACACGAGCGAGATCGACGCGGGTTTCGACCTCAAGGTGATTAACCTCATCGACGTGATTCCCGTGATGAATCGGTGGAACGACAACGACGGGGCGTTCCCCGGCAAACCCACCTATGACCACGATCGTTTCCGGGCTTACTTTTCGGATCATCATCCGGTGTCGTTCCGGCTGACGATTCCAGCGGACGGAGACGACTGA
- a CDS encoding Hsp20/alpha crystallin family protein: MNITPWRNKRDQRIDSEGGTTALTRFRDEMDHLFERFFGDTWPLGAMEGLTGRSGMGPRIDLAETENDITLKADLPGVDPKEVDVQVVGNMLTIRGEKKLEKEDKKRDYHFVERQYGSFQRSLQLPTTVDPNKVDALFKDGVLTVTIAKRPEARPKRIAVKNTP, encoded by the coding sequence ATGAACATCACACCCTGGAGAAATAAACGCGATCAGCGGATCGATTCCGAGGGCGGCACGACCGCCCTCACGCGATTCCGCGACGAAATGGACCATTTGTTCGAGCGGTTCTTCGGCGATACCTGGCCGTTGGGGGCGATGGAAGGCCTGACCGGTCGCTCCGGGATGGGCCCGCGCATCGACCTCGCCGAGACGGAGAATGACATCACGCTGAAGGCCGACCTGCCGGGCGTCGACCCGAAGGAAGTGGACGTCCAGGTCGTCGGCAACATGCTGACCATCCGCGGCGAGAAAAAACTCGAGAAGGAAGACAAAAAGCGCGACTACCACTTCGTCGAGCGCCAGTACGGCAGCTTCCAGCGAAGCCTGCAACTGCCCACGACCGTTGACCCCAACAAGGTCGACGCGTTGTTCAAGGATGGTGTGTTGACTGTAACGATCGCCAAACGGCCCGAGGCCCGGCCCAAACGCATCGCGGTCAAGAACACGCCGTGA
- a CDS encoding Hsp20/alpha crystallin family protein, whose protein sequence is MMPTRHSIPGMDRFSREMNHLLNNVFDYAPFASVRAFPAINVWEDGDRLYAEAEVPGLSMEDMEIYVVGNELTIKGHRRVPEDGRRAFHRRERGTGEFSRVITLPVEVNADKVEATLKEGVLTVTMPKAETARPRKISIKAS, encoded by the coding sequence ATGATGCCAACACGACACTCGATTCCAGGAATGGACCGCTTCAGCCGGGAGATGAACCACCTGCTGAACAACGTCTTCGACTATGCACCGTTCGCTTCCGTTCGGGCGTTTCCCGCGATCAACGTGTGGGAAGACGGCGACCGCCTGTACGCCGAGGCGGAAGTGCCCGGCCTCTCCATGGAGGACATGGAGATCTACGTCGTCGGCAACGAGCTGACGATCAAGGGCCATCGAAGGGTCCCGGAAGACGGTCGCCGCGCCTTCCACCGACGCGAGCGCGGAACGGGCGAGTTTTCGCGCGTCATCACGCTCCCCGTCGAAGTGAACGCGGACAAGGTCGAGGCGACGCTGAAAGAGGGCGTGCTCACGGTCACAATGCCGAAGGCCGAGACGGCGCGACCGCGCAAGATTTCGATCAAGGCAAGCTGA
- a CDS encoding OmpH family outer membrane protein — MKRRVPTLVLTVAVLACTVVFAQPGSQPPAAKSPSADCCHNVAVLDLVRIFNECAQITDLNQLIREKSEAFAKEAAQRKKVIEDKQMELQAFKTGSPDWEARRKDLVRLNIDANVWLKVTEQQVDQEKFDWTRIIYEQAVKVASDHAKERGYDAVLQKTEFKPLEIEPTVQNLRRVIQERAVVYNASDIDITELVIRKMDAEYKAAGGKKVLGSPPVP, encoded by the coding sequence GTGAAACGCCGCGTTCCGACTCTCGTACTTACCGTCGCCGTCTTGGCTTGTACTGTGGTCTTCGCTCAACCGGGCTCTCAACCCCCCGCGGCCAAGTCGCCGTCCGCCGACTGCTGCCACAATGTGGCGGTGTTGGACCTGGTGCGCATCTTCAACGAATGTGCCCAGATTACGGACCTCAACCAACTAATCCGCGAAAAGAGCGAAGCGTTCGCCAAGGAGGCGGCGCAGCGAAAAAAGGTCATCGAAGATAAGCAGATGGAGCTGCAGGCCTTCAAGACGGGGTCGCCCGATTGGGAGGCCCGCCGCAAAGACCTCGTGCGCTTGAATATCGACGCCAACGTCTGGCTCAAAGTGACCGAGCAGCAGGTGGATCAGGAGAAGTTTGACTGGACCCGGATTATCTACGAGCAGGCGGTGAAAGTCGCCTCCGACCACGCGAAGGAACGAGGCTACGACGCGGTCCTGCAGAAGACTGAGTTCAAGCCATTGGAGATCGAACCCACGGTTCAAAACCTGAGGCGTGTCATTCAGGAACGGGCCGTAGTTTATAACGCCTCTGATATCGACATCACTGAGTTGGTGATCCGCAAGATGGATGCAGAGTACAAGGCGGCGGGCGGGAAGAAAGTGCTGGGCTCGCCCCCCGTACCCTGA
- the lpxD gene encoding UDP-3-O-(3-hydroxymyristoyl)glucosamine N-acyltransferase encodes MHEPRALTGRELADLCKGRLLSPQLTSSQVIRTVSTLIDAGDDAVSWIAGNRHTQSLAASKAAIIVGSEKLLCEHPRGLVVTDPELAIAEILDFFFIPLAAPAPGVHPSAVVHPTVKLEANAAVGAHAALLEGVHIGANSVIHEGVSLGRNVRVGRDTVIYDRVVVYDRCELGDRVIIHSGAIIGADGFGYIFRNGQHRKTAHIGTVIIEDDVEIGANSCVDRAKIGATRIGRGTKIDNLVQVAHNVQMGPLCLLAGQTGISGSVRIGSGVAMGGQTGITDGLNIGDGAQIAATSGVFADVEADEVVFGTPAQNKTAAMRDQARVRRLARLFEQVTELSRRVAELEAAADHPKHD; translated from the coding sequence ATGCACGAACCGCGCGCCCTAACTGGCCGAGAGCTGGCGGACCTCTGTAAGGGTCGCCTCCTGTCTCCCCAGTTGACATCCAGCCAGGTGATCCGCACCGTGTCAACCCTCATTGACGCCGGGGATGACGCCGTTTCCTGGATCGCGGGGAACCGGCATACCCAATCTCTTGCCGCCAGCAAAGCGGCAATCATTGTAGGTTCGGAGAAGCTGCTCTGTGAGCACCCGCGCGGCCTTGTGGTAACCGACCCCGAACTGGCCATCGCCGAGATTCTGGATTTCTTTTTTATCCCCCTCGCTGCGCCCGCGCCCGGCGTCCACCCCTCAGCAGTGGTGCACCCGACAGTCAAACTCGAGGCCAACGCGGCAGTCGGCGCCCATGCCGCGCTTCTGGAGGGAGTTCACATCGGGGCCAATAGTGTCATTCACGAAGGAGTTAGTCTCGGCCGCAACGTGCGGGTCGGCCGTGACACGGTTATCTACGATCGGGTCGTCGTATATGATCGATGTGAGCTGGGTGATCGGGTGATCATTCACTCCGGGGCGATCATTGGAGCGGACGGCTTCGGCTATATCTTCCGGAATGGCCAACACCGCAAAACGGCCCATATCGGCACGGTGATCATCGAGGACGATGTGGAGATTGGGGCCAATTCCTGCGTTGATAGGGCCAAGATCGGCGCCACCCGGATCGGCCGGGGGACCAAGATTGATAACCTCGTCCAGGTCGCCCATAATGTTCAAATGGGACCGCTGTGTCTGTTGGCGGGACAGACAGGGATATCCGGCAGCGTTCGGATCGGTTCCGGCGTGGCGATGGGCGGCCAGACAGGCATTACGGACGGACTTAACATCGGCGACGGTGCACAGATCGCGGCTACGAGCGGTGTTTTCGCCGATGTGGAGGCGGACGAGGTTGTTTTTGGCACGCCGGCGCAGAACAAGACGGCGGCGATGCGGGACCAGGCGCGGGTCCGAAGGTTGGCCCGGCTTTTTGAGCAAGTGACCGAACTCTCTCGGCGGGTGGCAGAGCTTGAAGCAGCAGCAGACCATCCAAAACACGACTGA
- a CDS encoding Gfo/Idh/MocA family oxidoreductase — MIPEPIPVAVIGVGHMGRHHARLYNELPQSRLVAVVDSNPERAKECAAQHKCAGLTSIQELPEDVRAVTIAVPTIHHVAVAEPLLSRGIAVLVEKPLADSVEAAERLLACGRKTGSLISVGHTERFNPVIRAIQRLNIRPKYIETQRISPFRFRSADIGVVADMMIHDIDIVLHLVGSPVARVDAVGVNVLAKHEDVANARVVFQNGAVASLVASRLAMKTDRRLRVFSETAYLSLDYQRKSGVAITRDANLDVLALAKDKKLDDLADMANVDFGQLVKVEPLVMDDVEPLRAELESFLESVRSGKPPAVSAEDGVEAVRLASHIVEAIQAHRWDT; from the coding sequence GTGATTCCAGAACCGATCCCGGTAGCGGTGATCGGCGTCGGTCACATGGGCCGGCACCACGCCCGCCTGTATAACGAACTTCCGCAATCCCGACTGGTCGCCGTCGTCGATTCAAATCCTGAACGCGCCAAGGAATGCGCCGCTCAACACAAATGCGCCGGCCTGACTTCGATTCAGGAGTTGCCTGAGGATGTACGGGCTGTCACGATCGCCGTGCCGACCATTCATCACGTCGCCGTCGCCGAGCCGCTTCTGTCCCGCGGGATTGCGGTGTTGGTGGAGAAGCCGCTGGCCGACTCGGTTGAAGCGGCGGAGCGGCTGCTCGCCTGCGGCCGAAAGACGGGCTCGCTGATCTCCGTCGGCCACACCGAGCGATTCAATCCCGTCATTCGCGCGATCCAGCGGCTGAACATCCGCCCCAAATATATCGAGACTCAGCGGATCAGCCCGTTTCGCTTCCGCTCGGCGGACATCGGCGTCGTCGCCGACATGATGATCCACGACATCGATATCGTGCTGCACCTCGTCGGTTCGCCGGTCGCCCGCGTGGATGCGGTCGGTGTCAATGTGCTCGCCAAACATGAAGACGTGGCCAACGCCCGCGTGGTTTTTCAGAATGGGGCCGTGGCGAGCCTCGTGGCGTCGCGGCTTGCCATGAAGACCGATCGGCGACTTCGCGTCTTCAGCGAAACGGCCTATCTCTCGCTCGATTACCAGCGCAAGAGCGGCGTCGCCATTACGCGCGACGCCAACCTTGACGTGCTGGCCCTGGCCAAGGACAAAAAGCTGGACGACCTGGCGGATATGGCCAACGTTGATTTCGGACAACTGGTCAAGGTCGAGCCGTTGGTGATGGATGACGTCGAGCCACTCCGCGCCGAGTTGGAGTCGTTTCTGGAGAGCGTCCGGAGCGGCAAGCCGCCAGCCGTCAGCGCTGAAGACGGCGTTGAAGCGGTACGGCTGGCGTCACATATCGTCGAGGCGATTCAAGCCCATCGCTGGGACACCTAA
- a CDS encoding Hsp20/alpha crystallin family protein, with amino-acid sequence MAETATMEKRENTVTRAERTRDVRTYLPNCDIVEHDDELLLVADVPGARPQDIDVNYERGLLTIQARIESDPDQEQRNYLLREYGVGDFYRTFQVGEGIDASKIAAEVKGGVLTLHLPKAESVKPKRIVVKGS; translated from the coding sequence ATGGCTGAAACGGCAACAATGGAAAAACGAGAAAACACCGTAACCCGCGCCGAGCGAACCCGCGACGTTCGCACGTACCTTCCGAATTGCGATATCGTCGAGCACGACGACGAGCTTCTGCTCGTGGCGGATGTACCGGGTGCCCGGCCGCAGGACATCGACGTCAATTACGAACGAGGCTTGCTGACCATCCAGGCCCGCATCGAATCGGATCCGGATCAAGAGCAGCGGAACTATTTACTTCGCGAATACGGCGTCGGCGACTTCTACCGCACCTTCCAGGTCGGCGAAGGCATCGACGCCTCGAAGATCGCGGCCGAGGTCAAGGGCGGCGTCCTGACCCTGCACCTGCCCAAGGCCGAGTCGGTCAAGCCCAAGCGAATTGTCGTCAAGGGAAGTTAA
- the lpxC gene encoding UDP-3-O-acyl-N-acetylglucosamine deacetylase, producing MKQQQTIQNTTELSGRGLFTGEDVTVRFKPAAPDSGIVFVRTDAAIPARIKAHVSNVTKRARRTSLRNGTLSIETVEHCLAALHGLGVDNAEIEISGGELPGGDGSSSFFVEALQHAGLQEQPSPKRPLVITDTVRVTEGDAELIAVPTDSDDLNILYDLDYGSEARLPRQIYALRLSEETFCRDIALARTFLFEEEARQFQAAGLGQHLTYADVVVIGPDGIVGNEFRYPDECVRHKILDLIGDLYLAGRPLRGKIIARKSGHALNHELVRKLLEAIERRDRQNRLGSAAAFDAIHIRRILPHRYPFLLIDRVVEIDGDRRAVGIKNVSLNEPFFQGHYPAQPIMPGVLILEAMAQLSGILLAQKLEHTGKVAVLLSMDEVKFRHPVVPGDQLVLEAETIRVKARTGHVRCRALVSDQVVTQAEIKFMMVDAEPA from the coding sequence TTGAAGCAGCAGCAGACCATCCAAAACACGACTGAGCTGTCCGGTCGAGGTTTGTTCACCGGCGAAGACGTCACTGTGCGCTTCAAGCCGGCGGCCCCGGACAGCGGTATCGTCTTCGTTCGGACGGATGCCGCGATCCCCGCGCGGATCAAGGCCCACGTGTCCAACGTCACCAAGAGGGCCCGCCGGACCTCCCTTCGAAACGGCACGCTTTCGATTGAAACCGTGGAGCATTGTCTCGCGGCCCTGCACGGCCTCGGGGTGGATAACGCCGAGATCGAGATCTCCGGCGGCGAATTGCCCGGCGGCGACGGCAGCAGCAGTTTCTTTGTTGAAGCCCTCCAACATGCCGGCCTCCAGGAACAACCCAGCCCGAAGAGGCCGCTGGTCATTACGGATACGGTGCGGGTGACCGAAGGAGATGCCGAACTGATCGCCGTTCCGACGGACTCCGACGACCTGAATATACTTTACGATCTGGATTACGGGTCGGAGGCTCGCCTTCCGCGGCAGATCTACGCCCTTCGATTGTCGGAGGAGACTTTCTGCCGGGATATCGCCCTTGCACGGACGTTTCTTTTTGAAGAGGAAGCCCGGCAATTCCAGGCGGCCGGCCTGGGCCAGCACCTGACCTATGCCGATGTCGTCGTGATCGGACCGGACGGAATTGTCGGCAACGAATTCCGTTATCCTGACGAATGCGTCCGCCACAAGATCCTCGACCTGATCGGCGACCTGTACCTGGCCGGTCGCCCCCTACGCGGAAAGATCATTGCCCGAAAGAGCGGTCATGCCCTTAACCACGAACTGGTTCGCAAGTTGCTCGAAGCAATTGAGCGCCGCGATCGGCAAAACCGGCTCGGCAGCGCTGCGGCGTTTGATGCGATCCACATTCGCCGGATCCTCCCCCACCGCTACCCCTTCCTCCTAATCGACCGGGTGGTGGAAATCGACGGTGATCGCCGGGCAGTTGGGATCAAGAACGTCTCGCTCAACGAGCCCTTTTTTCAGGGCCATTACCCTGCCCAACCCATTATGCCCGGGGTCCTGATCCTGGAGGCGATGGCCCAGCTTTCGGGCATCCTTTTGGCCCAAAAACTGGAGCATACCGGCAAAGTTGCCGTTCTCTTGTCCATGGACGAGGTCAAATTCCGTCACCCGGTGGTTCCCGGGGACCAGTTGGTTCTGGAAGCCGAAACGATTAGAGTAAAGGCCCGGACCGGCCATGTTCGGTGCCGGGCCCTGGTGAGCGACCAAGTCGTGACCCAGGCGGAGATTAAGTTCATGATGGTGGATGCTGAGCCCGCATAG
- a CDS encoding membrane-associated protein, whose protein sequence is MAESGSPRPFPTWLKVAATVFVAVLVPVYGKRYGPANFLWFSDIALFLTVAALWLESKLLVSIAAVGTMLLEIGWNIDFVLQLTGKIHYFGLSDYMLDPGIPVFVRALSLFHVPLPFLWLWMLHRLRYDRRAVVIQTIFAWIVLPATFALGPRENVNWVYGFGPEPQRYMPPWSHLLLLMVLFPTLVYMPSHLLLTKLFPPRPPTARNKAAKSSKA, encoded by the coding sequence GTGGCAGAGTCCGGTTCGCCTCGCCCCTTTCCCACCTGGCTCAAGGTCGCCGCCACAGTGTTCGTGGCCGTTCTCGTGCCGGTCTATGGGAAACGCTACGGGCCGGCCAATTTCCTGTGGTTCTCCGATATCGCGTTGTTCCTGACTGTGGCGGCGCTCTGGCTGGAGAGCAAGCTGCTGGTAAGCATCGCGGCAGTGGGGACGATGCTGCTGGAGATTGGATGGAACATCGATTTTGTGCTCCAGTTGACGGGGAAGATCCACTACTTTGGCCTGAGCGACTACATGCTCGATCCCGGTATCCCGGTGTTTGTCCGCGCCCTCTCCCTCTTTCACGTGCCGCTGCCATTCCTATGGCTTTGGATGCTCCATCGGCTCCGGTACGACCGGCGGGCTGTCGTCATTCAAACAATATTCGCGTGGATCGTGCTGCCGGCAACTTTTGCACTTGGTCCGCGAGAGAACGTGAACTGGGTATATGGATTTGGACCTGAGCCCCAGCGCTACATGCCGCCGTGGTCTCACCTCCTGCTGCTCATGGTTCTTTTTCCAACGTTGGTCTACATGCCGTCGCATCTGTTGCTGACAAAGCTGTTCCCACCACGGCCGCCCACGGCACGAAATAAGGCCGCGAAATCGTCCAAAGCGTGA